The sequence GGCGCTGATCCTGCGACAACGGCACCCGCCTCTCAGCCCGCCACCAGCGCATCCGACGAGATGAAGGTCGGGTTGACCGGCACCTCCATCAATTTCCAGGACACGAATCTCGTTCAGGCACTGAACATGCTTGCGGTGCAGAACGGCCGCAACCTGGTGGCCAGCCGCGAGGTGAAGGGCACGGTCACGCTGAGCTTGGCCGACGTGACGCTCGACGAGGCGCTCGCCGCCATCTGCAAGCAGAACGATCTGGTGAAGGTCGAGGACGGCCCGGTCATCTACGTCTACACGCGCAAGGAATACCAGGACGTGCAGAAGGCCAACCGCCGCACGGCCACGCAGGTGTTCACCATGCACTACGTGCCGCTGACCGATGCGGAAAAGATGGTGAAGAACCTGCTGTCGCCCGAGGGCAAGACGGTGATCACCGCTGCCGCAAAGGGTGGCGTGGGCTTCGACGGCGCGTCGGCCGGTGGCGATGATAGCGCCGGCGCCAGCCTCCTGGTCGTCACCGACTACGAAGAAAACCTCGCGAACGTCGCGCGGCTCGTGCAGGAGATCGACGTGCGCCCGCAACAGGTTCTGGTCGAGGCCACGATCCTGCGCGCCAGCCTCACCGAAGACAATGCGCTTGGCGTCGACTTCACGGTGCTGGGCGGCGTCGACTTCTCGACGATCAACACCACCAACGGACAGTTCAACGGTGCTGGCGTCGCAGACGGCGCGCCACTCTCCAACCGCAACAGCAGCGTTGGCACCGGCAACAACTTCACGAACAGCATCAACAACGGCGTGAAGGTCGGCTTCGTCAGCAGCAACGTCGCGGTCTTCCTCTCAGCTTTAGAAGAGACGACCGACACCGCCGTGTTGGCCAACCCCAAGGTGCTTGTCCTGAATAAGCAGAAGGGCGAAGTGAAGGTCATCCGAAAGGATCCGTATCGCGGCAAGATCGTCACGAGCGAGGACGGCATCACGCAGGAAGTGGAAACGCAGGAAACGGGTACCAAGCTCGTCTTCCGGCCGTACATCGGCAACGACGGATACATCCGCCTGGAAGTTCACCCCGAGGACAGCACCGCCCTGGCCGCCCGCGCCGCCGACCTGCCGCCGAGCAGCCTGAGCACCGAGGCCACGACCAACGTGCTCGTGAAGGACGGCCGTACGATCGTCATCGGTGGTCTGTTCCGCGAGAGCACCAGCACCACGCGGTCGCAGATCCCGGTACTGGGCAACATCCCGGTGCTTGGCAACCTGTTCCGCAAGAAGGCCGACAACACGGTGCGCGAGGAAATCATCATCCTGCTGACGCCGCACATCGTGAAGGATGACGAGGCGTACGCTAAGCAGAGCAAGCAGGAAGCGGAAGACGCCGAGCGCATCCGCGTGGGCGTTCGCAAGGGCATGATGCCCTGGGGCCGCGAGCGGTTGGCCGAGAGCGCGTACGACAACGCGCAGAAGGAACTAGCCAAGCCGAACCCCAGCAAGCGCAAGGCGCTGTGGCACCTGAACTGCGCCACCAACCTGAATCCGAAGTTTCTGGAAGCGATCGAGCTGAAGGAACGCGTGAGCGGCAAGGTCGTGACGACCGTCGACAACAGCAGCATTCGCACGTTCGTCCGCGAGGCGATCCTTGCCGACAGCATGGTCGCCACCGCTAACGGCATGCCCACGACCAGCCCAGTCGCCAAGGCGCCGCTCAGGATCATATCGAGCAACCGTGGTGAAGCGGTCGCAGCGGCGGAAGTGCCGGCGACGCAACCGGTGGCTGAGGCCGCCGGGGTTGATGCGACCGACGTGCTCGCCAGTGAACCGATGACCGAACCGTCGCCTGTCGCCGCCGACCCGCTGCCCGAGAGCGCGTTCGAGACGGCCACGTTGCCGACCGTCCCGTCGTCCACCGAAACCGAATCGTTGCCCACCGCCACCGTGACGGTGCTGGAAATGGCCGACGATCAAGCCACCACCGAGGTGGAGCCGGTGACGGAGGTGACGGTGAACAACCCCGTCGTCACCACGCGGCCCGCGGTCGTTCCGTCGTCGTCGGACGCGCCGTTGTTCCACATCACGGAACTGCCGTCGAACGAGTAGTTCCCGGTTCTTAACCGGATGAGACACGGGAGCAACACCATGAGCCACAGAATGCGCAACACGCTGATCACCCTCACCCTCGCCGCCACCCTGGCGGCCGCCGGGTGCGGTAACAACAAGTCGAGCAAGAGCGCCGCCAAGGAACAGTGGAACGCCGCCCGCGCCAACGTGCTGGCCTCGCTCGCGCGGGACCAGTACAACGCCGGCAACTTCGACAACTGTGCCAGGACGTTGAAGGACGCGATGGCAATGCAGCCGAAAAGCGCATCGCTTCGCATACTGTCATCCCGGCTGGCGATCGAGCGCGGCCAGCTTGAACTGGCCGACGCCGAGCTGAAGCTGGCGCGGGAGTTCGAGCCCCGGAACCCCGAGGCCGACTACCTCAGTGGCGTGGTCCAGCAACGCTGGGCCAACCCCGAGGGAGCGTTGGTGTTCTACGACGCGGCGCTGGCGAAGAATTCCGGCGAGATCTCGTACTTGCTCGCCAAGGCGGAAACGCTGGTGGCCCTGGGCCGCGAGGACGAGGCGCTGACGGCGCTGAAGGACCGCGTGGTCTTCTACGAACACAGCGCCGCGATACGCGACGCGATCGGCCAACTGCTGATGCAGCGAGGCGAAACCGCCGCTGCCATCGACATGTTGCGCCAGGCGTCGATCCTCGCGACCGATGATAAGGTCATCCGCGAGCACCTGGCGCTGGCTCTGTTCCAGGGCAACCGCCCGCGCGAGGCGGGCGACATGCTCGCCAAGCTCGTGAAGGACGACCCCTACGCCACCCGCGGCGACCTCTGGACCGCGCTGGGCGAGTGCCGCCTGCAGGAAGGCGACCTCCGCGCCGCCCGCGAGTCGTTCGAGACCGCCGCCCGGTTGCAACCGGCATCGGCCGGGGTCTTCCTCTGCATCGGCAAGGTCGCGCTAAAGACCGCCGACTACAAGCGTGCCGAGCTGGCGTTGCGCAAAAGCATCTCGCTGGACGGATCGTCCGCCGAGGCAAACTTGCTGCTGGGTTACCTTCGCTTGAAGCAGGACCGGTTCGAGGAAGCGCTGCACGCCTTCCAGCGGGCGACCCTGCTCGACGGTGGCGACAGCGTCAGCCAGTGCATGGTTGGCTTTGCCATGATGAAGCTCGGCCGGCACGACGAAGCCGTGCAATACTATGGGAAGGTGCTGCAACAGCATCCCAATGACCCGCTTGCAGCGCGCCTGATGGCGACCATCGACATCGGCGAGTAAGTCCAAGATCGATCCACGGTGTGTCACGGGCGGCCGGTCCGCCCGTGTCGCCGTTGGTAGACGGCAGCGCGACGCGCATCGCCCACATACGCCGCAGATCCCGTCAGTTTTGCGCTTAACCGCACATCCGCGCGCACCGACATAGATAGAAGTAGAGGCACGACGCGTCGCGTGACCCGTGAAGGGCCGCGCCCGAGTTGGGCCTGCCAAGCAACGTTTACAGGACCGACGTCCATGCGATTGAACGGCGCTGCACTGCGACAGCTGCGAAACCTCCAGTACCTGGCGATCGGTCTGCTGATCGCCGGGCTCGGATGCTTCGTGCCCGCCGCCGGCATCGTCCGCACGGGTAGCGCGTCCACCGGTTGGCTGTGGTGGGGGGCTTGGCTGCTGGCGGCATCGGGTGGGGTGGGTGTGGCGGCGGCATGGTCAACGCGCTGCGACATCCGCCGAATGGCCCGCTCGCTGCGCGCCGAGGCCGGCAGTGAATGGCTGGAACCGATCGATCCTGGCAGCACGTCGCTGTTCAAGCTTGCAGAAGCGATCAACGAGGTGATCTCGATCGCCCAGCGCACGGTTGCCGACGCGCAGGTGCAGGTGAAGAGCTACGCGATCCAGTTGAAGGTCGCGACCGCAGAACGGCAGCATGCCGAGGCGATCATCAAGAGCATCTCCGATGCCGTGCTGGTCACCAGCCGGTTCGACGAACTCGTGCTCGCCAACGACTCGGCCGCCAAGGCGTTCGACTTCGACCTGAAGACCGCGCACCGCACGCCGGTCGACCGCCTGCTGCACGACCCGCGGCTGGTGGAGATGATCCGCGATATGCGGCAGAGCCGCAGCGTCAACGGACGGCGGGTGATCGAGCACGACATGGACATGCCCGGTGGCGAACGAACCTATATGGTCACGCTCTCCGGCGTCGCCGACAGCGCCGGTGAGCCCGGTGGCGTGGTGGCGGTGCTGCACGACATGACGCGCGAAAAGGAGGTCGCGCAGATGAAGAACGACTTCGTCTCCAACGTCTCCCACGAACTGCGCACGCCGCTCGCGAGCATCAAGGCGTACGTCGAGATGCTGATCGACGGCGAGGCCGACGACGAGCACACCAAGGCCGAGTTCTACGAGATCATCCACGGCGAATCGAACCGCCTGGGCCGGTTGATCGACAACATTCTGAACATCAGCCGGATCGAAAGCGGCCTGGTGAAGATCAACAAGCAGCCGCAGAGCCTGTCGGTGATCGCCAAGGAAGCGGTCGACGTGATCGGCCCGCAGGCGAAGCTGAAGCGCATCTCGATCGTCGAGCAGCTCTGCCCGGTCTTTTATCAAACGCCTGCCGACAAGGACATGCTGTACCAGGCCGTGCTGAACATCCTCAGCAACAGCGTGAAGTACACGCCCGACGGTGGGCAGATCACCGTGCAGACCACGGTCGACGAGGCCGGCAAAAAGCTCTTCCTTCGAATAATCGATACGGGCGTCGGCATTCCACCAAAGGACCTGCCCCACGTGTTCGATAAGTTCTACAGGGTCGAGGCGAACAACAAGATGGCCAAGGGCACCGGCCTGGGCCTGTCGCTCGTGAAGCACATCGTGGAGACGGTGCACGGCGGCGAAGCGATCGTGACCAGCGAAGTGGGTAAGGGCACGACGTTCACGTTCGAACTCGATCTGCATGAGTAGTGGGTGGTCCGTCGTCAGTGGTCCGCTGTCCGTTGTCGAAGACTGCGAAACTGCAGGTTGTCACGACTGAACATGGACCACGGACAACTGACCAAGAGTAGTACACAGGAGAGAAGAAAATGGACGCGAAGAAGATTCTGGTGGCCGATGACGAGTCACACATCCTGCACGTGGTGTCGCTGAAGCTGCGCAATGCCGGGTACAAGGTGGTTACGGCCCGCGACGGGCAGGAAGCGTACGACCTGGCGGGGCAGGAGCGCCCCGACCTGATCATCACCGACTATCACATGCCGCAACTGTCAGGCATCGAGATGTGCCGCAAGCTGAAGCAGGACCCCGCGACGGCGAGCATTCCCGCGATCATGCTGACGGCGCGCGGGTATCACCTGGAGCCACACGACACGCGCGACAGCGGCATCCTGCGGATGCTGAGCAAGCCGTTCAGCCCGCGCCAGTTGCTGCAGACCGTGAACGAAGTGCTGGAGCACACCACCGCGATGCGCGGTGCCGCGTAGTTTGTTTAGCCCGCGAAAGGGGCCCGCGATGTCACAGGTGCAAGTCGTTCCGACCCATGCCACTGCGTCCAACGCCGCTCAACCGGGCGGCGCGCCGCAGGTCCCGCACGCCGTGCTGGAGAACCTCGCGGCCCGCTTCCGACCCGCGGGCTTGTTCCTGCTGATGCTGCGCCCCGACGGCTCCGTCGCCTACCACGATGGCTCGGCCGGCACGTTCTTCACGCGTTACGTGCTGCCGATGCTGCAGTACCCCGAACGCGCCGATACCGGTCTGCGCGGTCAGGCACAGCAACTGAACGCCAGCAGCACCGTGGGGATCTGGGACGCGTTGCCCGGCGTGCTGCTGGCGGCGTTCCCGTACGTCGAGAAGCGCCAGCTCGGTGGCATCCTGGTCCTGGGTGCGAAGAACGCGTCGTTCCGACTGAACGAAGACGTGATCCGCGTCTGCGGCCGGTTGGGAGTGGACGGCGTGTGGCTCAGCCAGCAGGCCGACCAGCTGCCCGCTTACGCCGACGAGGCCATCCAGCGACAGGCGCGAATGCTGCTGGCGATGGTGCGCGACCAGGTTCGTTTGACTGGTATGGAGACGGAGATCGAGTCGCTCTCCGGCCAACTCGCCGACACGTACGAGGAACTGTCGCTGATCTACCAGATCAGCGGTGGCATGCGCGTGAACCGCCGGGCGGGTGACTTCTTCAAGCAGGCCTGTCTTGACGTGCTGGACGTGATGAACATCCGCGGCATGGGCGTCTCGCTGCGCGGCGCCGAATCGATGAAGCACGACCCCGTGATCTACGGCCAGGTCGCGCTGCCGCCGGGGCAGATCTTCCGCTTATCCGACAACCTGATGGCGATCATGCAGGAGCGCAAGGCGCCGCTGCTGATCAACGAGCTTGCCAAGGACCCGATGCTCGGCTGGATGAGCGAGCACGCGCGCAGCCTACTCGTGGTGCCGTTGCAGCGCCAGGACAAGGTGCTGGGCTGCCTCTTCGCGATCGACAAACACGACGGTGAGTTCAACAGCGTCGATAGCAAGCTGCTGGCCAGCATCAGCAACGAGTCAGCGATCTACCTCGAGAACGCGATCCTGTTCGAGGACGTGCACCGGCTGATGATGGGCATCATCCGCAGCCTCACCAGTGCGATCGACGCGAAGGACGCTTATACCTGCGGTCACAGCGAACGTGTTGCGCTCATCAGCCGCACGCTGGCCAAGGAAGCGGGCCTGCCCGAGGCGGACGTCGATCGCATCTACATGGGTGGCCTGCTGCACGACGTGGGCAAGATCGGCGTGCCCGAAGTGGTGCTGCAGAAGGCGGGGCGGCTAACGCCCGAAGAGTTTGAGCAGATGAAGAAGCACCCGCAGATCGGCGCCCACATCCTGGCCGACCTGAAGCAGGTCGCCGACATCGTGCCGGGCGTGCTGCACCACCACGAGCGGTTCGACGGCAAGGGCTACCCGTACGGGCTATCGGGCGAGCAGATCCCAATCATGGGCCGCATCATCTGCCTGGCCGACTGCTTCGACGCGATGACGAGCAACCGCACGTACCGCAAGGCGCTACCGTTGGAAGTCGCGCTCGCCGAGATCCGCCGGTGCGGCGGTACGCAGTTCGATCCACGGTTGACCGAGTTCTTCCTGAACATCGGCATCGATCGGCTGCGGTGCATTCTGCGCGATCATCAATCGACCGCTGAAAGCGCTAAAGCCGCGTAGCGGATGGCCGATAACGATTGAGTGACGCATCGTCCGGTCCCCTCTTCCGGTACTCCGGGAGAGGGGACCGGAAGCTCCGACCCACACGTGACCCCTATGCCCGTGAAATGTGACGAGTACGGCCAGGTCTGCGTGCTGACGATCGACGGCGACTTCGTCGGTGACGACGTCGCGACGCTGCGCAACGCGGTCGACAAGGAGATCGACCGCCACCAGATCGTCGACTTCGTCGTCGATCTGGAGAAGTGCAACTTCATCGACTCCGACGGCCTCGAAGCGCTCGTCTGGGTGCGCCAGCGCACCGACGACCTCTTCGGCCAAGTAAAGCTCGCCAACCTCGACGCCAATATTCGAACCATTCTAGAGATGACGCGCCTCACCCAACGCTTCGAGTGCCACGAGGAACTGGCCGGGGCGCTAAAGACGATGAGATAGTGGAATTGTCGAGTGCCGAATGGAAGCCAGCCGGTCCCGCTGGTCGACTTCATTCGGCAATCGGCATTCGGCAATGCAAACATGATCGCCTCGCTCGAACGAAAACCTCTGGGGCAAGTGCTGCTGGGCAAAGGATTGATCCAGCAGGAGCAGTTGGACCGCGCGCTGGATGAGCAGCGGCGGTCGAACCACCAGAAGCTGCTGGGCGAAATCCTCGTCGAGATGCGCTACTGCACCGAGGATCAGATCATCGAAGCGCTCGCCCAAGCCTACGGCGTGCCGTACGCGCGCATCAGCCCGCGCATCGCCGATCCGAAGGTCATCGCGACGCTGCCGAAGGAATTCCTCGAAAAGCATGGCGTCCTCCCGATCTTCCTGGTCGAAGGCACGCTAACCGTGGCGGTCCCCGAGCCGGCAAACGTGTTCCTGATCGAGGAGATCGAGCGCCTCAGCGGGAAGAACGTGCAGGTGGTGGCGGCGACGGTGCGCGACATTCGCGCCACGCTGCAGGCCTACCTGCCGAACGACAAGGTCTTCGTCATCGACGACGTGATCGACGAGGTGCAGCCTGGCGAGTTCACGCTCGTGCAGCAGAAGGCCGTGCAGGACGTGGCCAACCTCGAGGCCGCCGCCGGCGATTCACCGGTGGTGAAGCTCGTCAACTACTGCATCTACAACGCCGTGAAGGAAGGCGCCAGCGACGTCCACATTGAACCGGGCGACAACGTGCTTCGAGTGCGCTTCCGCATCGATGGCCGCCTCGCCGAGCGGCTGTGCCCACCCGCCCAGATGCACGCCGCCGTCACCAGTCGGGTGAAGATCATGGCGGGTTTAGACATCGCCGAGCGCCGGCTGCCGCAGGACGGTGGCATCCACGTGATGCTCGACAAGCGCCCGATCGATCTGCGCGTCAGCACGATGCCCGGCCGGTACGGCGAGAAGGTCGTCATCCGCGTCATCGACAACGAACGCGCGAGCATGAACCTCGAGAAGCTCGGCTTTGCCTATGAGACGCTGAAGGCCTGGCGCAAGCTGATCGCGGTGCCGAACGGCGTGGTGCTCGTGACCGGGCCGGCCGGTAGTGGTAAGAGCACGACGCTCTACTCGTCGCTCGCGGAGCTGAACAAGGCCGACGTCAACATCTGCACGATCGAAGATCCAGTTGAATACAACCTGCCCGGAGTGAACCAGTTTCAGGTAAACGACAAGGCCGGCCTGACCTACCCCGGCGCCATTCGCTCGCTGCTGCGGCAGGACCCCGACTTGCTCATGATCGGCGAGATCGATGGCGCCGAGACGGCTCGCCTGGCCACGCAGGCGGCGCTCACGGGTCACCTGGTCCTGAGCACGTTGCACACGAACGACGCGCCCGCGGCCGTCACGCGGCTGTTCAACCTGGGCATTGAACCATACCTCGTCGGCGCGACCGTCGGTGGCGTGCTGGCGCAGCGCCTCGTGCGCAAGCTCTGTCAGCATTGCAAGGAAGCGTACGTGCCGAGCATCAACGAGAAGCGCTCGCTCGAGCGGTCCGCCGGCGGCAGTGAGATGTTGTTCCGCCCGAAAGGCTGCCCCCGGTGCCGCAACCTGGGCTACAGCGGGCGCATCGGCATCTATGAACTGCTGGTGATCGACGGTGACGTTCAGGACCGCATCAGCAACGGCGCGCCGCTAAACGAACTGCGCGATCTGGCCAAGACGGCCGGCATGCGCACGCTGCGGTCGGATGGAATGGACAAGGTGAAGGCCGGCATCACCACGCTGGACGAGGTCTATCGCGTGACGGCTTGAAGCTCGCGTGCGTCACGCGCCGCGTGCTTCTGCAGCCATTTCGGGCGGCATGGGATCGCGCGGCCGATCTGCGGGCCGACCGAGGAACACCCTCGCCAGTAGTGGAAACCGGTTCGCCGCCACGCCAAGTTCCAGGAAGCCGAACGAGAAGACCACCGCTGCGATTGGCGCGATTACCAACGAAAACCAAAGGCTTCCATTGAGCGCGTGCGTGCCGTCCCATGCGGCCCCCTGCAGGGTGAAGATGTAGATCTGCAGGATGTAGACGTACAGGCTGCCCTGCCCAAGCCGCACAAGGTCGCGTTGGGGCGTCACCTTGTACAGCAGGAACATTAGGGCCAGCGCCGTCAGGCTGGAGATCGCGCCCGCCAGGTATCGGAACAGCACCACCGGGCCGTTGCCGTCGGTCAGCGCCATCTTCGAAAGGTAGACGTACGTGCGCTCGGTCCACATCGCGTAGCAGACGCCCGACGCCACCAGTCCTACCGAGGCGATCAGCACCGGTCGGTACAGGAACCGCAACCGACCTTCGTACCTGGCGAAGAAGTACCCAATGATGAAGTAGGGCAACACGTACTTGAACAGCGTCGGTGCCGGCACGCCCAGCGCAAGCACCGCCACGGCAATTCCATAGATCGGCTTGTCGAGGCGGAAATGTCGCATAATCGCGAATCCGATCGCGGTGCCGAACAGTGCCCACAGGAACCACAGGTCGCGGGTGAGGCCGAAGACGAAGGTCTTCAGCAGGCCGCTTGCCCCCGGCGGCGCATCGCGGGTGATCATCCACATCAAAATGTGAAACGGTATCGCCCAGGCGAAGATCGGCACGATCAGCCCGTTGAAGCGCTTGGCGAAGGTCGTCGTCATGCTATCGCGGTTGATGGGCCGGTACGCCACGTAGCCGCTGATGGCCATGAACAGCGGCATGTGGAACATGTAGATAAGCTTGAATACCGGGTCGCCCCAGTACCCATTTCCCAAATGCCCAGCCCACTGGATGATGTGTCCCCACGTCACCAGGATGATGAGGATGCCTTGGCGTAATCCAAGAACGAGTTGCGATTAACCGTAGTCATGGCTTCCCCAAGCATCTTGCGGCATAACTGAACGTCGAACGAGAGTAGCAGTCGTGACGTGTGGCGGGAAGGTTAACAAGGGTGCCTCGAACGAAAGAATGGTACGACGGCCGCGTGGCCACTTGCCTGCGTGTCGCGATGTGCGGATCATTTGATCTATGCGCATCACTGACCAACACGCCGCCCAACTGCATCGCCACGGATACGCGATCGTGCCCAACTTTCTCACGCCCCACGAACTGGCCGCGGGGCGGGCGGGGATGTTGCGGTACTTTCCGTCGGTGGATGAGCTGGAGGCGACGCCGGAGCGGTACGCATCGATCTTCGAGGATCCAGAGCATTTGCAGGTGGAGTTTCCGTTCGCGGTCGATGTGCTGAACGACGTCAGCACGCACCCGGAGATCGTGTCGTTCGTCGAGCGGCTGCTGGGTACGCCGCGCGTGCTGCTCAGTCAGGCGGCGATCTGGGCGAAGTACGCGGGGACGGGGGACTTTGAGCAGGGGCTGCACCTGGACTATCAGGGGAACACGCTCGTGGTGCCGCGGGATGACGAGTCGTACCGGCAGGTGAACATGATCCTGTACTACACCGACGTGGACGCCGAGCTTGGGCCGACGCACGTCGTATCGCAGGAGAAGACGCGCGAGTTGCCGCTGTGGCCGACGCATCGCACGCGTAAGAAGGACACGGCGTTGTACAAGCTGGAAAAGCCCGTGCTGGCGGCGGCGGGGGATTTGTTCATCTTCTCGATGCGCACCTGGCACCGCGCCAGCGACCTCGTGGCCGACCGCGGTGTGCGGTTCAGCCACCA is a genomic window of Tepidisphaeraceae bacterium containing:
- a CDS encoding tetratricopeptide repeat protein; amino-acid sequence: MSHRMRNTLITLTLAATLAAAGCGNNKSSKSAAKEQWNAARANVLASLARDQYNAGNFDNCARTLKDAMAMQPKSASLRILSSRLAIERGQLELADAELKLAREFEPRNPEADYLSGVVQQRWANPEGALVFYDAALAKNSGEISYLLAKAETLVALGREDEALTALKDRVVFYEHSAAIRDAIGQLLMQRGETAAAIDMLRQASILATDDKVIREHLALALFQGNRPREAGDMLAKLVKDDPYATRGDLWTALGECRLQEGDLRAARESFETAARLQPASAGVFLCIGKVALKTADYKRAELALRKSISLDGSSAEANLLLGYLRLKQDRFEEALHAFQRATLLDGGDSVSQCMVGFAMMKLGRHDEAVQYYGKVLQQHPNDPLAARLMATIDIGE
- a CDS encoding ATP-binding protein, giving the protein MRLNGAALRQLRNLQYLAIGLLIAGLGCFVPAAGIVRTGSASTGWLWWGAWLLAASGGVGVAAAWSTRCDIRRMARSLRAEAGSEWLEPIDPGSTSLFKLAEAINEVISIAQRTVADAQVQVKSYAIQLKVATAERQHAEAIIKSISDAVLVTSRFDELVLANDSAAKAFDFDLKTAHRTPVDRLLHDPRLVEMIRDMRQSRSVNGRRVIEHDMDMPGGERTYMVTLSGVADSAGEPGGVVAVLHDMTREKEVAQMKNDFVSNVSHELRTPLASIKAYVEMLIDGEADDEHTKAEFYEIIHGESNRLGRLIDNILNISRIESGLVKINKQPQSLSVIAKEAVDVIGPQAKLKRISIVEQLCPVFYQTPADKDMLYQAVLNILSNSVKYTPDGGQITVQTTVDEAGKKLFLRIIDTGVGIPPKDLPHVFDKFYRVEANNKMAKGTGLGLSLVKHIVETVHGGEAIVTSEVGKGTTFTFELDLHE
- a CDS encoding response regulator, which codes for MDAKKILVADDESHILHVVSLKLRNAGYKVVTARDGQEAYDLAGQERPDLIITDYHMPQLSGIEMCRKLKQDPATASIPAIMLTARGYHLEPHDTRDSGILRMLSKPFSPRQLLQTVNEVLEHTTAMRGAA
- a CDS encoding HD domain-containing phosphohydrolase, which encodes MSQVQVVPTHATASNAAQPGGAPQVPHAVLENLAARFRPAGLFLLMLRPDGSVAYHDGSAGTFFTRYVLPMLQYPERADTGLRGQAQQLNASSTVGIWDALPGVLLAAFPYVEKRQLGGILVLGAKNASFRLNEDVIRVCGRLGVDGVWLSQQADQLPAYADEAIQRQARMLLAMVRDQVRLTGMETEIESLSGQLADTYEELSLIYQISGGMRVNRRAGDFFKQACLDVLDVMNIRGMGVSLRGAESMKHDPVIYGQVALPPGQIFRLSDNLMAIMQERKAPLLINELAKDPMLGWMSEHARSLLVVPLQRQDKVLGCLFAIDKHDGEFNSVDSKLLASISNESAIYLENAILFEDVHRLMMGIIRSLTSAIDAKDAYTCGHSERVALISRTLAKEAGLPEADVDRIYMGGLLHDVGKIGVPEVVLQKAGRLTPEEFEQMKKHPQIGAHILADLKQVADIVPGVLHHHERFDGKGYPYGLSGEQIPIMGRIICLADCFDAMTSNRTYRKALPLEVALAEIRRCGGTQFDPRLTEFFLNIGIDRLRCILRDHQSTAESAKAA
- a CDS encoding STAS domain-containing protein; translation: MPVKCDEYGQVCVLTIDGDFVGDDVATLRNAVDKEIDRHQIVDFVVDLEKCNFIDSDGLEALVWVRQRTDDLFGQVKLANLDANIRTILEMTRLTQRFECHEELAGALKTMR
- a CDS encoding GspE/PulE family protein; protein product: MIASLERKPLGQVLLGKGLIQQEQLDRALDEQRRSNHQKLLGEILVEMRYCTEDQIIEALAQAYGVPYARISPRIADPKVIATLPKEFLEKHGVLPIFLVEGTLTVAVPEPANVFLIEEIERLSGKNVQVVAATVRDIRATLQAYLPNDKVFVIDDVIDEVQPGEFTLVQQKAVQDVANLEAAAGDSPVVKLVNYCIYNAVKEGASDVHIEPGDNVLRVRFRIDGRLAERLCPPAQMHAAVTSRVKIMAGLDIAERRLPQDGGIHVMLDKRPIDLRVSTMPGRYGEKVVIRVIDNERASMNLEKLGFAYETLKAWRKLIAVPNGVVLVTGPAGSGKSTTLYSSLAELNKADVNICTIEDPVEYNLPGVNQFQVNDKAGLTYPGAIRSLLRQDPDLLMIGEIDGAETARLATQAALTGHLVLSTLHTNDAPAAVTRLFNLGIEPYLVGATVGGVLAQRLVRKLCQHCKEAYVPSINEKRSLERSAGGSEMLFRPKGCPRCRNLGYSGRIGIYELLVIDGDVQDRISNGAPLNELRDLAKTAGMRTLRSDGMDKVKAGITTLDEVYRVTA
- a CDS encoding acyltransferase family protein, giving the protein MLIILVTWGHIIQWAGHLGNGYWGDPVFKLIYMFHMPLFMAISGYVAYRPINRDSMTTTFAKRFNGLIVPIFAWAIPFHILMWMITRDAPPGASGLLKTFVFGLTRDLWFLWALFGTAIGFAIMRHFRLDKPIYGIAVAVLALGVPAPTLFKYVLPYFIIGYFFARYEGRLRFLYRPVLIASVGLVASGVCYAMWTERTYVYLSKMALTDGNGPVVLFRYLAGAISSLTALALMFLLYKVTPQRDLVRLGQGSLYVYILQIYIFTLQGAAWDGTHALNGSLWFSLVIAPIAAVVFSFGFLELGVAANRFPLLARVFLGRPADRPRDPMPPEMAAEARGA
- a CDS encoding phytanoyl-CoA dioxygenase family protein, whose amino-acid sequence is MRITDQHAAQLHRHGYAIVPNFLTPHELAAGRAGMLRYFPSVDELEATPERYASIFEDPEHLQVEFPFAVDVLNDVSTHPEIVSFVERLLGTPRVLLSQAAIWAKYAGTGDFEQGLHLDYQGNTLVVPRDDESYRQVNMILYYTDVDAELGPTHVVSQEKTRELPLWPTHRTRKKDTALYKLEKPVLAAAGDLFIFSMRTWHRASDLVADRGVRFSHHLVYRAADHGFQGYHQYSQMGEKPELQSFITKATARQREVLGFPRMDDAYWTEETRAAVKMRYPGIKL